A portion of the Podospora pseudoanserina strain CBS 124.78 chromosome 2, whole genome shotgun sequence genome contains these proteins:
- the CDC8 gene encoding Thymidylate kinase (EggNog:ENOG503P2YY; BUSCO:EOG09261F9G; COG:F), with protein MSQQLPAGTRQAICYCTSRLPSLPSFQMLLRSSGFGPFRHKPTSPHLTDERHLYLSSCPFTMTSANDGNTKPTRGALIVLEGLDRSGKTTQVKLLEQRFVELGKSVKVMRFPDRTTPIGQMINSYLTSQTTMSDHVIHLLFSANRWEAASLITSLLSHGTTVICDRYYYSGIVYSAAKHNPLLPLSWARSPEVGLPRPDLVLFLDLDEQEAKKRGGWGGEVYEKAEMQRRVRELFWGLSLGKIVGAPHSALECAPGEGAGTKGGEEEEVAVGPPSAQTPDISGGVEHRFRQEEEDLHVVDASASVEEVAEGVWKVVRDRVEAVERGEVGKVVRRVS; from the exons ATGTCGCAGCAGCTGCCAGCTGGCACCCGTCAAGCCATCTGCTACTgcacttccaggttgccaaGCCTTCCAAGCTTCCAGATGCTCCTCAGAAGCTCTGGCTTTGGGCCTTTCCGTCATAAGCcgacctcacctcacctcacgGACGAACGACATTTGTATCTGTCCTCGTGTCCATTCACAATGACATCAGCAAACGAtggcaacaccaaacccacccgGGGCGCCCTTATCGTCCTGGAAGGCCTCGACCGGTCAGGCAAGACAACCCAGGTCAAGCTTTTGGAGCAGCGGTTTGTTGAACTGGGCAAATCCGTAAAAGTGATGCGGTTTCCCG ACCGCACAACCCCGATTGGCCAGATGATTAACTCATATCTGACTTCCCAAACAACCATGTCGGACCACGTGATTCACCTGCTCTTCTCGGCCAACCGCTGGGAAGCCGCGTCGCTCATCACCTCGTTGCTGTCGCATGGCACGACAGTCATTTGCGACCGCTACTACTACAGCGGCATCGTCTACTCGGCCGCCAaacacaacccccttttACCGCTCTCGTGGGCTCGCTCGCCAGAGGTCGGGCTCCCCAGACCAGATTTGGTTTTGTTCCTGGACCTGGACGAGCaagaggccaagaagaggggaggctggggaggtgaggtgtacgagaaggccgagatgcAGAGGAGGGTGAGAGAGTTGTTTTGGGGTTTGAGCTTGGGAAAGATCGTGGGGGCGCCGCATTCTGCTCTGGAGTGTGCCCCTGGTGAAGGTGCAGGCAccaaaggaggagaagaggaggaagttgctGTCGGTCCACCCAGCGCACAAACACCGGATATCAGTGGAGGGGTCGAGCACCGGTTCagacaagaggaggaggacttgcATGTGGTAGATGCCAGTGCgagtgtggaggaggttgccgaAGGCGTGTGGAAGGTGGTCAGGGACAGagtggaggcggtggaacGGGGCGAGGTCGGGAAGGTGGTGCGAAGAGTGTCATGA
- a CDS encoding hypothetical protein (EggNog:ENOG503NZNJ) — translation MATVSRQPFAPLDHTRLKTLTSLKNRQNALSNSPAKRKASEVVDADDSENVDPVLFSKRSKGAGADGTGFVKPLFKPSNFVMTKAASTPNPHGAASLPPSKLSSSSKPRTFLQPKSPASRLSTTGTPSPLTAPAGRSPTRGPKRIGILSKRRHTQRIDPPSFGLGAGSSVPFSLDAALKGSIPAYSGSLRTSAAPVPAAAPASSDSFLLSTGGMQSSWFFDIHEDTPEQEMTNLLQHGTCTLDISSDEESERRQSRDRAEGRDKENIPPADDISQTSARQAARVGDVDDMIIEKQRGALVEMNAADYYAEGCTKDSVVLVPWDEEEAETVVGDNDQYQHQHQHQHHVLPEQGEQQSYGGEQRQKRTTIADVESINVDDIMGNSDGTSLKAAVLGPMEGTGESFELWESTSAKEEGDAPASPLPMADESHENRVVEVECVA, via the exons ATGGCGACTGTTAGCCGTCAGCCGTTTGCTCCTCTTGACCACACGCGGTTAAAGACACTGACGAGCCTCAAGAACCGACAGAATG ccctctccaactccccagcTAAGCGCAAGGCTTCCGAGGTGGTGGACGCCGACGACTCTGAAAATGTCGACCCAGTGCTCTTCTCCAAGCGGTCAAAGGGAGCCGGCGCTGATGGAACTGGGTTCGTGAAGCCCTTATTCAAGCCTTCCAATTTTGTCATGACCAAGGCGGcttccacccccaacccccacggCGCTGCCAGTCTTCCCCCAAGCAAgctttcctcttcctccaagccGCGCACCTTTCTTCAGCCAAAATCACCAGCTTCCCGTCTCAGCACTACCGGCACGCCCAGTCCCCTAACCGCCCCAGCTGGCCGTTCCCCAACCCGCGGCCCCAAGCGGATTGGCATTCTCTCTAAGCGCCGCCATACGCAGCGGATTGATCCCCCATCCTTTGGCCTCGGCGCCGGCTCCTCAGTTCCCTTTTCGCTCGATGCCGCCCTCAAGGGCTCCATCCCAGCCTACTCTGGCTCTCTGCGGACCTCTGCCGCGCCCGTccccgctgctgcccctgccTCTTCGGACTCCTTCCTGCTGTCCACGGGCGGCATGCAATCCTCCTGGTTCTTTGACATCCACGAAGACACGCCGGAACAAGAGATGACGAACCTTCTTCAGCACGGCACCTGCACCCTTGACATTAGCAGCGACGAGGAGTCTGAGCGACGCCAGAGTCGCGACCGAGCCGAGGGCAGAGACAAGGAGAACATTCCCCCTGCCGACGATATCTCCCAGACCTCTGCTCGACAGGCCGCCAGAGTGGGCGACGTCGATGACATGATCATTGAGAAGCAGAGGGGTGCTCTTGTTGAAATGAATGCCGCCGACTACTACGCCGAAGGATGCACCAAGGACAGCGTGGTGCTCGTCCCctgggatgaagaagaagctgagaCGGTCGTTGGGGACAACGATCAgtaccagcaccagcaccagcaccagcaccacgtCCTGCCAGAACAGGGCGAGCAACAATCGTATGGCGGAGAGCAGCGGCAGAAACGGACGACAATTGCCGATGTGGAGTCTATAAACGTCGACGACATCATGGGCAACAGCGACGGAACTTCCCTCAAAGCGGCGGTGCTGGGGCCTATGGAGGGAACGGGGGAGAGCTTTGAGCTGTGGGAGAGCACCTcagccaaagaagaaggtgatgctcctgcttctcctctGCCCATGGCTGACGAGAGCCATGAAAATCGAGTAGTCGAAGTTGAGTGTGTGGCCTAG